The window ATGGATCATGTTGTCCGATTTACTCTGGACCGTATGGCCGACCACAAGAGGATCCCGAGCCGCCGCCGCATGGTCCTGCGGGCGGCCGCGTGCGCGTTCGCCGCGCTCGTCGTCCTCGGCGCCGGTGCGGCCGGGTACGCGTACTTCAAGCTGAACGGCAACATCAAGAGCGTCGACATCGACGCCCGGCTGGGCACGGCCCGGCCGCCGTCCGCCACCGACGGCTCGTTCAACGTCCTCGTCCTGGGCTCGGATTCGCGGGCCGGCGGGAACGGCGCGCTGGCCGGCGGGGACACCGGCGATACCGCCCGTTCGGACACCGCGATGGTGGTGCACGTCGACCAGGGCCACACCCGGGCCGACGTGGTCTCCATACCCAGGGACACCCTGGTCACCCGCCCCGACTGCACGGACGGCAAGGGCAAGACCGCCGCCGGTGCCAAGCGGGCGATGTACAACAGCGCGTACGAGACCGGTGGCGCCGCGTGCGCGGTCAAGACCACCGAACTGCTGACCGGCCTGCGGATGGACCACTACATCGAGATCGACTTCGCCGGCTTCGCCCGGGTCGTCGACGCGCTCGGCGGAGCCACCGTGACCACCACCGTCCCGATCGACGACAAGGACAGCGGGCTGAACCTCGCAGCCGGCGAGCACCACCTCGACGGGCAGCAGGCGCTGGCCTTCGTCCGGACCAGGCACGGCGTCGGCGACGGCAGCGACCTCGGCCGGATCGAGCTGCAGAAGCAGATGGTGAAGTCGCTGCTGGGCCAGGCCGGCGGGATCGGGCTGTTCGGCAACCCGGTCAAGCTCTGGTCGGTC of the Kitasatospora sp. NBC_01246 genome contains:
- a CDS encoding LCP family protein: MADHKRIPSRRRMVLRAAACAFAALVVLGAGAAGYAYFKLNGNIKSVDIDARLGTARPPSATDGSFNVLVLGSDSRAGGNGALAGGDTGDTARSDTAMVVHVDQGHTRADVVSIPRDTLVTRPDCTDGKGKTAAGAKRAMYNSAYETGGAACAVKTTELLTGLRMDHYIEIDFAGFARVVDALGGATVTTTVPIDDKDSGLNLAAGEHHLDGQQALAFVRTRHGVGDGSDLGRIELQKQMVKSLLGQAGGIGLFGNPVKLWSVGDTLTRSITTDSALASVNSLVGLAEELKGIGPDQLSMVTLPVVTAPGDANRVVAQQPRADQLWAALKADQPLPQAVLAEQPQNPAQTTPAAPTAAPKASGRASAQPAAGTAASPSPRR